In the Colius striatus isolate bColStr4 chromosome 3, bColStr4.1.hap1, whole genome shotgun sequence genome, TCAAGGTCAGAATacaacatttattttgaaatagctACCGTGTTGATACAATTGCTTTATGTAATACTCCATACAAAAAGTTAGAAAATGATCAGGGAAAAATTGACTGTATTCTAACTATGCTTCCTAATTGCTTCCTAATTCTatgtaaaaaatgaaatgccCATTTTCCAGATTGTGCCCTAAGACATTAAAACAGTTTAGGTtagtttattaatttttttttcctcagcccCCCATCAAACTAAATTTTAAGGACTTGAGCTAAGAAGAAATGTACAATGGCATTACCATCACATTGCCACCATTGGTAAACATATCACATTCTGAATCTTCTTGCTATTGGTAAGGATATGAAACTAAACTATTTACAAGAACTGTTTCATTTCTCTGCCCCTTCAGCAAAGTGAAATATAGCACCAAATAGATATAAGTGACCTGattttcagtctcctcttcctaATTTTGCAAGATACAGAGCACTACTCTCAAATTTGCTTGTGTTTCAGCTACTCAAGTTTGCATTTCTATCATAACCATACCATGTTTTACTTCTAATAATGCACACATCCAACTTTGAGACAGTTCATTGTTCCACACACAGCAGTGAACAGTAACTCGGATTTAGAAGTGGTATTCCATACTAACATTGCATATAAATTACAGATAAAAACATGAACTGAAAAATTACAGGGTGAAATTCTTTTAGCAAGGGAAGTAAAATTCTTTGGTGAGCATAGAGACAATGCAGGGAATCTGTTTCTTTGCGTTAAAATCCTGCCGAGTGGAGCAGGACTCGTACTCAGCCACTCTGCGATTCACACGTGTTAAAATCTGCATGAGTTCAAGTTTCCTTGCGTGTTCCTTCAGCATTTTACACAGTGACTGAATAAACCAGGAGCCTTCAGCTGAATTCCTCCAGGAGTAATAACCTGTGGAATAGAGAGATGTCAAACCCATCATATGTAGCAGCCCCTGATCCAGGACAGGACAGCAATTAGAGGAGCAATCCTTTGTTTCCCACAGCAATCAAGGCTATAAAACAAAAACTCGAGACCACTAACCAAAAAACTTTAGACTTGATCATCTCCCCAGATTCCAACTCAAAGATTTTTCTAATCCTCTCATCTTTTCTAATGTAAGAAAACTTTAAGTAAGTAGAAAAATCAAAAGGTAGGAAAACTATCTTCTGCTGCAAGTCTTAGCCATTAACCACCTACTGCTGCTCTCTAGAGCAAACAAATACAAAGGAGAGGGACAGTGTAGGTGGAACCGAGATGCAAAATAGCCTTTCAGCATCACCACCTTTAGGACTATGTGCATGAATTAAAGACTAAAGAATTAAAGAACCTATTTCTGCTAACTGTGGATACTAACATCAAGGGCATGCTAAGGGCTTTGCCACTACTGATTTTGCTTAAGAATGCAAGGAAAACAGAGTCAATGGGGAAATAATTTGCTGGTCGTTATCACCTACGGCTACAGATATTCGATTGTTTTGTTCTGTGAGAACCCATAATACATGTTATTTGCACAACTTGTACAACTCCATTTAACTGAATGTACATTGAAAGTGAGTGAACATTTGAGGGTATGCTAGTGAGAAGGATGCATATTgagggtttggggtgggtttttttgtaggaaCTGTGAACAGTGACTACctcaaaaagaaatcaaatcagGCTAGAACAATTGAGAGAAGACAACTCCCATTTCTGTGAAAGGTAACACATGGAAGTATCCACTGACTGCATACACCAGCAAATTGCCATTTACAATATCAATACAAGCTGATATACAGATAAAATCTCAGGGACAAACTTCCCTTGCAAGTCTCTCACCTGGAGCTGTAGAATATGCATACAAAAAGTCTGCTTCTACAGGTATTTTCTGACACATTGTTTCTTCTGATCCACTGTCTGCCTCAATACCAGAATCTAATTCTGTCCCTCTACAAGCCTATttggtggaaagaaaaaagtaaaactaagTAAAACAAAGTCAAACAATAAACCAAAATttaaaaacccaaccccaaaatAACTcccctaaacaaacaaaaaaatccaaaccaaacaaacaaccccaaaccaaccccccccccaaaatcaaCCAAAATCATGGCAGCAATCATGATCAGAATATTAATATACCGATTAAAAAACCTGCAAAGCCATGTCATGTTTCCATCACATaggctcagaaaaaaaagtaactagCATTTACTTAGATCAactacagaatcatagaatcatagaatggtaggggttggaggggatctttagagatcatctagtccaacccccctgcagaagcagggtcacctagataaggtcacatagaaacatgtccaggagggtcttgaagacttctaaggcaggagactccacaacccctctgggcagcctgtgccactgctccgtcactctcacagtgaaatagctttttcttatgtttaagtggaacattttgtgttccagcttcatcccattaccccttgtcctgttgctagctactatagaaaaaagggatgtcccaacctcctgacatccaccctttagatatttataaatgttaataagatctcccctcaatctccttttagtccagactaaacagcttcagttcccgcagcctttccttgtatgaaagatgttccagtcccctgatcatctatttgtggccctgcactggactctctccagaagttccctgtccctcttgagctgaggagcccagaactggacacaggactccagatgaggcctcaccttggcagagtagagagggagaagaacctctaaTTTAAAAGAGTATTCAAAATCTCATTAAAATACTTGCTACTGTTCAAAAAGATCGTACTTAATTAAGGTCATGCAATCTCAACTGTTGCAAATACCGCCTACCTAACAGGGCAGACTGTGCTACTTTCAGACCTGAAGAGAATCTAACTGTGAAAGTAATTCCATTTAAAGCAATTTAGGAGtaattcacttctttttttcacaattaATGAGAAGCAAtacttcttttaaagtattcagCTGATTTGATGATCAGCATTCAGCTGtacattcattcattcatttttcaTTCACCTGAATGAAAAAGAGCTTGGGTTTTCCTGCTAAACTTCTGCACTTGTCCCCTCTGAAAAGGCTCGTTAGCGCTTTGAGTTCAAGAGGGCCATCTGTGCCATAGATTAATCCTTCATCACCATGGCTTAGTAGCACGCAAACAAAACTGCTCCTCTTGCTGTGATCTTCCtcagaaacttgaaagaaaaaaagagatttatctTAACTTCAGGCATTCCCTAAAAGCTTTCAACATTTGATGCTTCCCCCTTGACAGAAGTCTTtaatttccaacagattttccCTACTGAACAAAAGGAGCCAGTCTACTTTACTTGAGGAGtaaaaaagacacagaaaaccCTAAATTAAAGGACAGCCCTACCCATTTTGACATAGCCACAGAACTAGGTCAGGAATACTGCAAAGAGGCAAAAGAAGGTGTTCCCACAGTGCCTCAAAGTCTGAATAGAACACCTGGCTCATCTGGTAATGGTCAGTCTCCTGATCTGGGAGAAGGTCTGTTGTGAAGTTCTGAGTTTTTGGGAAAGGACAGAGAAGCCTTACCTCTCTTTCCAATCAGAGACACTTCAGCTACTTGGGTTACGTGAGTGCTGAATATAGCGTGaaagctgttgctgctgtagaGACCTAGGTACTAGCCTTACGCCCCTCTCTCACTCTTGCCCTGTGGCAAGgtctagaaatatttttttcaagcttCTGAATTTTGTACTTAAGGACATTTAAGCTTGATATAAAGtgtcactatttttttttctctatcttGTGTTATGCAAAGAGTACAGATCATGTATTCTCTGATGTCTTTTGTTGACTGACACCGTGGGGATTGTACTTGAGGGTCAAGATGATCCTTTTAAAGATATATACACGGTCTATAAGAAAAGATCCAAAAAGAACACTGAGTGGGAAACTCAAGATGCAAGAGCTACAGATACTTCCAGGCACCATTGAATTTACTGGTCTAGATGTAGCCAAGTCCAAACAAAGCAGGACTAACACAACAGTAGTGTAAATCTTTCTCTTGACAGAAAGGTGCTTTGTTTCACAAGTCAAACAAAAAGTGAGTTATTTCTCTAAAGGACAATTGAGTCCACACATTTGAGTCCTGGTTCTTTGATCAGAACTCCCACAGATCTTGGGCCACACCACTAAGCATACAGCACAAAACCCCTCCACTACCCAATTAAACAGGTTTCTTTCCAACTCACAGAGCTTCAGTGATCCCAGGGTCAGAATATAAATTAGTCTCTGTCTAAGTTTCAGTCTTCTTTCCAGCCTTCTTTAGAAGATCAGAAAGCATATGGAGACAACAGTCATGACACAAAAGATGGAGAGACAGCAAAGATGAATAAACATAGAAACTACAACATACGTGTCGTCCTTAGCAATAAACCCCTGGTAGGCATGAAACACAATCTAAAAGAACCATGTAGAAAAGAGATGCGAGAGCTAGAGATGTATTTGGAGACAGTGGCTGATGTCATACACACTGAATATATTACTTACCATTTTTCAACAGTTTAAAGATGCCCTCGCATGAAAGGTCATTGTTGATCTTTATTTTATATCCCAACTTCATAAAAACTTCTCTGACACTTGCGGCATCTGCATCTGTACCCGAACGGGGTAACATCCCTATACATAAGagaaatggtttgggtttttttaatgatatagATGGCATGGTCTGATTGAGCCAAAGTCTTTTCTCACCTGTATCAGTCTGGAATGTCATTCCATTATTCCAGACTCACcctaactgaaaaaaaccattgAATTGTCACATACATGCACACCATCTCCCTCTCTCTGTACCTATACTGtagttttctcttgtttttataATGCagatttactttatttttatatctaCCTACTTATACAAAGACATAAAAAGCATTACATTTGCAAAACACAAGTCATGACTAAAAGGTACCGCAGGCTTGTACTGCCCAtcaatttttcccctcattaCTGCTGTGCCCTAACGTGTTCTCTCTATGTATATTTGGAAGGATGCACTGAAATGAATCGCATCCATCCAAACCACTTAATTTCAGAATGCAATCAAAATTGGTCTGCATATTTAATtgttaagaaaaatacatgCCACTAACTTCTCTAAATTAAGGAGAAAAGTTAAACATTTGAAAGCAGTACCGGTGTGCCTGTGGAAATTCTTATTGTTGATTATGACACATTCCCCCATCTCTGGATAATCCATTCTGTAACTGTAGTCTGGCAGAATTCCAGTGTCCATAGACTTGCTAGCAGGCAGGTTCTTTCTGTATAGAAATCAGACAACATTTAGGTGTTAATTTCTGATCTCTCTTCTGCAGTTtcaaaacaacaataaaataagGTTATTTTATGAAAACCAATGAAACTGGTAAGGTTTGCTACTTgttctccagaagtttcctcagcaagtttgccaaTGACATCAAGCTGAATGGTGTGACTGATGCTCTagagggaagggatgccatTCAGAGGGACTGTGACAGGCTAGAGATGAAGTCCTGCATAAACCTTACTAAGTTgaataaggccaagtgcaagaTCCTGCACATAGGTTGGggcaatcccaagcacaaatacaaGCTGGGTGCTGAGTGGATCAAGAACAGACCTGCGGAGGACTTGAAGGTATCAAGAGACaaaaaactgaatatgagccaacaaCATGTACGTGCAGTCCAGAAAGCCAACCACATCCTGGTCTGAACCAAAAAAAAGTGTCCagaggtcaagggaggtgattctccccatcttctctcttctcctgagACCCCACCTGTtgtactgtgtccagctctggggccctcAAAGTAAGAAGGACATGGATCTGTTGAAGTGGGCCAGAGGAGCCCACAAAGATGAGCAGAGGGCTGAGTACCTCTGCTAtgaagacagactgagagagttggggttgttcagcctagagaagagaaagctaaAGGGGGATCTTCTATCAGCCTTCCAGTATCTAAAGGGGCGTACAAAACTTTATACAAGGGCATatagtgataagacaaggggtaatgggttcaaactgaaagaagaagATTTAGATTAGCTATttggaagaaattctttactatGAGAATGGTgaggcactgaaacaggtttcccagagaagctgtggacgCCTCATCCCTGGAATTGTTTAAGGCCAAGTTGGTTCAAGCAACCAGGTCTAGTGGAAGACGTCCCTGTCCACTGCAGGAAGGTTggaaccagatgatctttaaagtcctttccaacccaaaacattctatgatttatgtCTGCAAAATCAGTCAGTACAATTTAAGACTAGTGAAGACTGTATTTGCCAGATGTTAAATTAAACTGCTTTATATAGTTATGCTTCCAAATAAACCTTTTGTTTCAAGCTTGGTAAAATGTGCACATATAcaaataacagaagaaaaaaagcaaagagtcATTTGGATTTGGATCTTTTGTACACTCATAACAAACTTAAAATGTGAAGAATCGAGGAAAAACTGTATCCAAATGAGAATGTGTCTGCACAGGagaatatgaaaatattattttaaggaAACCAATTATTACATCAACAAGAAATCAGTTGGGTTTTTGCACTGTCATCTTTTGAGAGCTATGTACCTGGAGGCAAGATCAGCTCTGAGATTGTAAATCCATTCTCACTTCTAACCAAAGGTCCTATTACCATCACATTATCACAAGTAAACATTCAGAACCTAGAAAGACCAGATTCTATACGCAGCCATAATTCTGCCTTAATGAGCACAACAACTACACCACCACCCTGACTGTGCAACAGCTGTCAATTTTACTCAGTCTGTATGTGCTGATGTCAGtatggattttcttctttaagcaCATGGATACTTACATGTGCTTACCACTTAACCACTTAGATGGGTAAATAGTTACAAGACTGGGACCTTCTATCACATCTAAAATACTCTTAAATCTAGTTTTCATGGAAATACTAAAAAGAATAACTTGAGAATCAAATTAAGTTCCCAAGGAGAGTATAATCTGATGAGAGCGCTGCACCACCGTAACAGACACCAGCCACCAGGAAGAACAGGCCTGAGTTTCCTCCCTTCCACCCCTGTTAGTTCCCCTTGCACTTCTGCTTCCACAGACATATCCCCACAGCAGGTCAGCTCAGGCAGCTGAACTATCT is a window encoding:
- the CASP3 gene encoding caspase-3 → MGDTGDGPHLGEDRTDAKSIPGSKGKNLPASKSMDTGILPDYSYRMDYPEMGECVIINNKNFHRHTGMLPRSGTDADAASVREVFMKLGYKIKINNDLSCEGIFKLLKNVSEEDHSKRSSFVCVLLSHGDEGLIYGTDGPLELKALTSLFRGDKCRSLAGKPKLFFIQACRGTELDSGIEADSGSEETMCQKIPVEADFLYAYSTAPGYYSWRNSAEGSWFIQSLCKMLKEHARKLELMQILTRVNRRVAEYESCSTRQDFNAKKQIPCIVSMLTKEFYFPC